Proteins found in one Dehalococcoidia bacterium genomic segment:
- the recO gene encoding DNA repair protein RecO, giving the protein MAAPRLYKTEGIVLRRSDMGEADLLLTFYTPFYGKLRAVARGARRPSSKLAGHVELLARGLFLLARGQNLDTFSQAECVEPFAALRDDLESVGRALYVAELLDRFTPDGAENRLLYQLLVETLRRFPAGGDMAVRFFEVQTLVLSGFRPDLRSCVECSAAVTPGHHLFSASGGGVLCPRCRDQEPVVRPLSLNALKVLRLLDRGDYAEAARLRISAELAGEVEQVLRQYIWYLLEREVKAISFMDRVRRGEPDPA; this is encoded by the coding sequence ATGGCGGCGCCGCGCCTCTACAAAACCGAGGGCATCGTCCTTCGCCGTTCCGACATGGGCGAGGCCGACCTTCTGCTGACCTTCTACACGCCCTTCTACGGGAAGCTGCGCGCCGTAGCCAGAGGGGCGCGCAGGCCCAGCAGCAAACTGGCGGGGCACGTGGAGCTCCTCGCCCGTGGCCTCTTCCTCCTCGCCCGCGGCCAGAACCTGGACACCTTCAGCCAGGCCGAGTGCGTGGAGCCGTTCGCCGCCCTGCGTGACGACCTGGAGTCGGTGGGCCGCGCCCTCTACGTGGCTGAGCTGCTGGACCGCTTCACGCCGGATGGCGCGGAAAACCGCCTGCTGTACCAACTCCTGGTTGAGACGCTGCGTCGCTTTCCCGCTGGCGGCGATATGGCGGTGCGCTTCTTCGAGGTGCAGACATTGGTGCTTTCCGGCTTCAGGCCGGACCTGCGCTCGTGCGTGGAGTGCAGCGCCGCAGTGACGCCGGGGCATCACCTGTTCAGCGCAAGCGGAGGCGGCGTCCTCTGCCCGCGCTGCCGGGACCAGGAGCCTGTCGTCCGACCCCTGAGCCTGAACGCGCTCAAAGTCCTGCGGCTCCTGGACCGGGGCGACTACGCGGAAGCGGCGCGGCTGCGCATCTCCGCGGAGCTTGCCGGCGAGGTGGAGCAAGTGCTCCGGCAGTACATCTGGTACCTGCTGGAACGCGAGGTGAAGGCCATCTCGTTCATGGACAGAGTCCGTCGAGGGGAGCCAGACCCGGCGTAG
- the ybeY gene encoding rRNA maturation RNase YbeY: protein MVQHRVAVQVAPAFRGRLKVAWLRDVVRRTLESERLHTPAEVSLTVTDDATVRALNARYRGMDEITDVLSFGLTEASPDAPGGPFALPPSGRIQLGDVVLSYPQAERQARQAGHTVDHESAILVAHGVLHLLGYDHAEPEEKRVMFSKQEAVAAEMASTPPLKSKQSSRLPRIAGKP from the coding sequence ATGGTCCAACATCGAGTGGCCGTGCAGGTTGCCCCCGCCTTTCGAGGACGTCTGAAAGTAGCGTGGCTCCGCGACGTGGTGCGTCGCACCCTGGAGAGCGAACGCCTGCACACGCCCGCGGAGGTAAGTCTGACCGTCACCGACGACGCCACGGTCCGGGCGCTCAACGCTCGCTACCGCGGCATGGACGAGATTACAGACGTGTTGTCCTTTGGGCTGACCGAAGCCAGTCCCGACGCACCAGGCGGGCCGTTCGCGCTGCCGCCGTCGGGGCGCATCCAGCTCGGCGACGTGGTCCTGTCCTACCCCCAGGCGGAGCGACAGGCGCGTCAGGCAGGGCATACGGTGGACCACGAGTCCGCCATCCTGGTGGCGCACGGAGTGCTCCACCTCCTGGGGTACGATCACGCGGAGCCGGAGGAGAAGCGCGTCATGTTCAGCAAGCAGGAGGCGGTCGCGGCGGAGATGGCGAGCACACCCCCGTTGAAGTCGAAACAATCGTCGCGCCTCCCGCGCATAGCAGGGAAACCATGA
- the recR gene encoding recombination mediator RecR: MPLAAPIARLIDELHKLPGIGPKTAQRLTYHLIRMPEEEARVLAEAILAVKEKVTFCSVCQNITDVNPCMVCAAYDRDKGLICIVEEPLDVMALERTHAYKGLYHVLHGVISPINGVGPDDLKIGELLGRLKESAVQEVILAMNPNLEGEATAMYLHRLLSPLGMKVTRLARGLPVVGDLEYADAMTLTRALEGRREA; this comes from the coding sequence ATGCCCTTGGCGGCGCCCATCGCCCGCCTCATAGACGAACTGCACAAGTTGCCGGGCATCGGGCCCAAGACGGCCCAGCGGCTGACCTACCACCTCATCCGCATGCCTGAGGAGGAGGCCCGCGTTCTGGCGGAGGCTATTCTGGCGGTGAAGGAGAAGGTGACCTTTTGCTCCGTCTGCCAGAACATCACCGACGTGAATCCCTGCATGGTGTGCGCGGCCTATGACAGAGACAAAGGCCTCATCTGCATCGTGGAGGAGCCGCTGGACGTGATGGCGCTCGAACGCACGCATGCCTACAAGGGGCTGTACCACGTGCTGCACGGCGTCATCTCGCCCATTAACGGCGTCGGCCCGGACGACCTGAAGATCGGCGAGCTTCTGGGCCGACTGAAGGAGAGCGCCGTTCAGGAGGTCATCCTGGCGATGAATCCCAACCTGGAGGGCGAGGCCACGGCGATGTACCTGCACCGCCTTCTCTCACCGCTGGGCATGAAGGTAACACGACTGGCCCGTGGCCTCCCCGTCGTCGGCGACCTGGAGTACGCTGACGCCATGACGCTGACGCGGGCGCTCGAAGGCCGGCGCGAGGCCTGA
- the dnaX gene encoding DNA polymerase III subunit gamma/tau gives MTSQVFYRKWRPQSLADVVGQEAVTRTLTNALATGRTAHAYLFCGPRGTGKTSTGRILAKAMNCLTTGGKGEPCNTCAMCQGITEGRAMDLIEIDAASNRGIDEIRSLREKVRYAPAEARYKVYIIDEVHMLTEQAFNALLKTLEEPPPNTIFILATTDAHKVPATIISRCQRFDFHRLSPQAIVARLRQVCDAEGIQAAPELLRAVARHAGGSLRDAENLLEQLAVSYGTGLKLEQVRELFGMGNDQRVRDLAKLILAKNVPGGLAAISAATLEGIDLRQLHRSLVEWLRAALLAKAGATDALDLDADAAADVKALAGSAATLEEIARAVKLFSQADVRADVQSPLPLELALVEFSQPPTAVAATPRAQQPSPAPRPPPAARSAAAPPRVAPFAAPVRPVAPPASRIPAMDAADAGDAPTARPRPAAPPAAQVALPPGVPSGMTPQEHLKANWAALLRQDRIPPHFHKNPGVYYVRVYAQPVAVEDGCITLEFNKAIYKELVEKLENRKEVEKLFEYILAKPYRLKCTLAAPGAATPQRQTAPVAAPTLRQATSGGHMVQALKDMGARVVTTSTPEKAQGDAPPAAREESQ, from the coding sequence ATGACATCTCAGGTGTTCTATCGCAAGTGGCGCCCGCAGAGCCTGGCCGACGTGGTGGGCCAGGAGGCGGTGACGCGCACGCTGACCAACGCCCTGGCTACGGGACGCACCGCCCACGCCTACCTGTTCTGCGGCCCCCGAGGCACGGGCAAGACCAGCACGGGCCGCATCCTGGCCAAGGCCATGAACTGCCTGACCACCGGCGGCAAGGGCGAGCCGTGCAACACCTGCGCCATGTGCCAGGGCATCACCGAAGGCCGTGCGATGGACCTCATCGAGATAGACGCGGCGAGCAACCGTGGCATAGACGAGATACGCAGCCTGCGCGAGAAGGTGCGCTACGCCCCCGCAGAGGCCCGGTACAAGGTCTATATCATTGATGAAGTGCACATGCTCACGGAGCAGGCCTTTAACGCGCTCCTGAAAACACTGGAGGAGCCGCCGCCGAACACAATCTTCATCCTGGCAACGACTGACGCCCACAAAGTGCCCGCCACCATCATCTCCCGCTGCCAGCGCTTCGACTTCCATCGGCTGTCGCCGCAGGCCATCGTCGCGCGGCTGCGGCAGGTCTGCGACGCGGAGGGCATTCAGGCGGCGCCGGAACTGCTGCGGGCCGTGGCCCGCCACGCCGGCGGCAGCCTGCGGGACGCCGAGAACCTGCTGGAGCAGCTTGCCGTCTCCTACGGGACTGGGCTGAAGCTGGAGCAGGTACGCGAACTCTTCGGGATGGGGAACGACCAGCGGGTGCGCGATCTGGCGAAGCTCATCTTGGCAAAGAACGTCCCCGGCGGGCTGGCCGCCATCAGCGCGGCCACATTGGAAGGGATCGACCTGCGCCAGCTTCACCGGAGCCTGGTGGAATGGCTCCGCGCGGCCCTGCTCGCCAAGGCCGGCGCCACGGATGCGCTGGACCTGGACGCGGACGCCGCCGCGGACGTCAAGGCGCTGGCGGGATCGGCGGCGACACTCGAGGAGATCGCCCGCGCGGTCAAGTTGTTCAGCCAGGCGGACGTGCGCGCGGACGTGCAGTCGCCGCTGCCGCTGGAGCTGGCGCTGGTGGAGTTCAGCCAACCGCCTACCGCCGTCGCCGCGACGCCCCGCGCGCAGCAACCTTCCCCCGCGCCACGACCGCCGCCTGCCGCAAGAAGCGCCGCCGCGCCGCCGCGCGTAGCCCCTTTCGCCGCGCCCGTGCGGCCAGTCGCTCCGCCCGCATCCCGAATCCCCGCAATGGACGCAGCCGACGCCGGGGATGCGCCGACAGCCAGGCCCCGGCCGGCGGCTCCGCCCGCGGCGCAGGTCGCACTCCCTCCCGGCGTACCGTCCGGCATGACGCCCCAGGAACACCTCAAGGCCAATTGGGCCGCGTTGCTGCGTCAGGACCGGATACCACCCCATTTCCACAAGAACCCCGGCGTGTATTACGTCCGAGTCTATGCCCAGCCCGTCGCCGTGGAAGACGGTTGTATCACGCTGGAATTCAACAAGGCCATCTACAAAGAGCTGGTGGAGAAGCTGGAGAACCGGAAGGAAGTGGAGAAGCTGTTCGAGTACATCCTGGCCAAGCCCTACCGGCTTAAGTGCACGCTGGCCGCGCCAGGAGCCGCGACGCCGCAGCGGCAAACTGCGCCAGTCGCCGCTCCGACTCTCCGGCAGGCCACATCCGGCGGACACATGGTCCAGGCTTTGAAAGATATGGGCGCCCGCGTGGTGACCACGTCTACGCCAGAGAAGGCGCAAGGAGACGCGCCTCCGGCGGCGCGAGAGGAGAGCCAATGA